Proteins encoded by one window of Microcoleus sp. FACHB-68:
- a CDS encoding class I SAM-dependent methyltransferase: protein MSKKRDLSVQGGKDSPSERSYDFSLTSDNWQSQLSQVALRFNRQYRKEPFDLPAEVEAMPIFHEWAAGTLQAKIVSPFWEIAQPQKNQRCLDIGCGVSFLIYPWRDWEAYFYGQEISTVAREALNARGPQLNSKLFKGVEQGPAHQLKYEPAQFDLAIATGFSCYFSLEYWDAVMAEVKRVLKPGGFFVFDVLDPEAPLSENWAILETYLGAEVFLEPVADWEKTIKAAGAQIVKRQPGELFQLYKTRF, encoded by the coding sequence ATGTCTAAAAAGCGCGATTTGTCGGTTCAGGGCGGTAAAGATAGTCCGTCGGAACGTTCCTATGATTTCAGCCTGACATCAGATAACTGGCAATCTCAATTGTCTCAGGTGGCTTTGCGCTTTAACCGGCAGTATCGAAAAGAACCTTTCGATCTGCCGGCGGAAGTTGAAGCGATGCCGATTTTTCACGAGTGGGCTGCCGGTACTTTGCAAGCTAAAATTGTTTCTCCTTTCTGGGAAATTGCCCAACCCCAAAAGAATCAACGCTGCTTGGATATTGGCTGTGGTGTTAGCTTTTTAATCTATCCGTGGCGCGATTGGGAAGCCTATTTTTACGGCCAGGAAATCAGCACTGTGGCGCGGGAGGCTTTAAATGCCCGTGGCCCCCAACTTAATTCAAAATTGTTTAAAGGGGTAGAACAAGGGCCGGCGCACCAGTTAAAATACGAGCCGGCTCAGTTTGATTTGGCAATTGCGACGGGTTTTAGCTGTTATTTCTCTCTGGAATATTGGGATGCGGTGATGGCTGAGGTTAAGCGGGTGCTTAAACCGGGTGGTTTTTTTGTTTTTGATGTGCTTGATCCAGAGGCACCTTTATCGGAAAATTGGGCGATTTTAGAAACTTATCTGGGGGCTGAAGTGTTTCTTGAACCAGTAGCGGATTGGGAAAAAACGATAAAAGCTGCCGGTGCTCAGATTGTTAAGCGACAGCCGGGGGAGTTATTTCAATTGTATAAAACTCGATTTTAA
- a CDS encoding cobalt-precorrin-6A reductase, whose protein sequence is MNADVYDSLMCRHHNGRIWLVGGTQESATLARMIAQEQWPCTVSVTTEAATALYPSAPLLRVRVGKLDAIELAQFLQAESISVILDASHPYAVEVSKLAIAAACQYQIPYLRYERPRLDLISRADHPNFSDQGRENSQTYICLDSFDTLLRSEILTGQRVLLTVGYRTLLLFQPWQDKCTLFARILPSVPALEAALAAGFTPDRLIALRPPISLDLERSLWQQWQISLVVTKASGVAGGEDVKRIVASELGVPVVVIDRPAIEYPQQTSDVATAVQFCRQHLTPSKL, encoded by the coding sequence ATGAATGCAGATGTTTATGATAGTCTGATGTGCCGGCATCATAATGGTCGCATCTGGCTGGTTGGCGGAACTCAAGAAAGTGCGACTCTGGCTAGAATGATTGCTCAGGAGCAATGGCCTTGTACTGTTTCTGTCACTACAGAAGCCGCTACAGCTTTGTATCCATCAGCACCTCTGTTGCGTGTGCGGGTTGGCAAATTGGACGCAATTGAGCTAGCGCAATTTTTGCAAGCCGAGTCAATTTCTGTAATTTTAGATGCTTCCCATCCCTACGCGGTCGAAGTTTCTAAACTCGCTATTGCGGCTGCTTGTCAATATCAAATTCCTTATTTGCGTTACGAACGCCCAAGGTTAGATTTAATCTCCCGCGCCGATCATCCAAATTTTTCTGATCAGGGTCGGGAAAATTCCCAAACTTACATTTGCTTAGACAGTTTTGACACGCTGTTAAGAAGTGAAATTTTAACAGGACAGCGAGTGCTGTTAACTGTCGGATACCGGACTTTACTTTTATTTCAACCTTGGCAAGATAAATGCACCCTATTTGCCCGGATTTTGCCTTCTGTGCCGGCGCTAGAGGCAGCTTTGGCGGCTGGTTTTACGCCTGATCGTCTGATTGCACTGCGTCCGCCGATTTCGCTGGATTTGGAGAGATCCCTCTGGCAGCAGTGGCAGATTTCTCTGGTGGTGACAAAGGCATCTGGGGTTGCCGGTGGTGAGGATGTGAAGCGGATCGTTGCCAGTGAGTTGGGTGTGCCGGTGGTGGTGATAGATAGGCCGGCTATTGAGTATCCGCAACAAACGAGTGATGTGGCAACGGCTGTGCAGTTTTGCCGGCAGCATCTTACTCCTTCAAAGTTATAG
- a CDS encoding right-handed parallel beta-helix repeat-containing protein, with amino-acid sequence MTSPELAAFSSIYDETYYLGQNLDVKAAVDGGVYSSGWEHFSLHGLNERRSPSGGFDAAYYLTKNADFLEASSQRDLILAIPGDDVILGLGANDYINGNQENDKLYGNQGDDILHGGTGNDTLQAGLDNDQVFGDLGHDFSYGELGDDTVIGNEGSDSLFGDAGNDYLNGNVEADNLLGGEGNDTVQGGQGEDSLNGDAGDDSLSGDLGNDTIAGNLGADTIAGGLGSDLFVIGQGTGGPAVANADFITDFVNNEDLIKLIEPLTFEDLNIVQETVENVPNIIIQDKLTGEYLAVLKGIDADQISPNDFIFTPKPLPEVFPPGYYVSPAGSDENPGTPEEPFQTIQKAATVAQAGDTVYIRTGTYREKITPANSGTAEQPIVFKPYKDEEVIVSGADLVTNWNLHEGNIYKAPMNGDLGEGNNQIFVNGQMMVEARWPNIDKNPAEVTRLDNAVSDTGTVSNPNAPRDAIITGTYTDSDLTQLANFWNGAKINFVPGLNWHPQTGDVTSSAPGTINFDFKWGAAEFYKPQESNYYYLWGSYSALDTAKEWFYDPNSTTLYLWAPNNGDPAISTVEAKARITAFELRDKSHITIEGIDIFGANINTNQNSSHILLDKIDVKYGSHSQVIPGLYLVGTPSIRIAGNYNEIRNSHIAYSYDSGVRIDKNSIGTKISNSVIHDTAYAGLDAAPIMAAGTQTQIVNNTLFNNGATPLINLRDLDNVSVMYNEAYNGGLQLSDNGGILAFKTDGKGSQIAYNAVHDIKSLLNYDLSYYGGPGIYLDESYNFNVHHNVVWEASSEGLALRPRSSGISDPAIFNNIYNNTFDDSIWFQPTGNTFAGTVLKNNVYSELSRTKPRADIIFENNIVAAETDPKYIAPATRNYQLQGTSSAIDAGQILPPFTDGFAGDAPDIGAFESGQPAFISGAVILEENIPALKLTFNEPVDGKVSGTITGLPIGRKLPGNFKLKIGTSEASGNFFSSYIDPVTHLSTVVFTDVEIGSQTGSPLAFAQIGTGTPISTRQRLTIPVVSTSVENP; translated from the coding sequence ATGACTTCTCCAGAACTTGCGGCATTTTCTTCGATTTACGACGAAACCTATTACTTAGGACAAAATCTTGATGTCAAAGCAGCGGTTGATGGGGGTGTTTATAGTTCTGGTTGGGAACATTTTTCGTTGCATGGATTGAATGAAAGGCGCAGTCCTAGCGGCGGATTTGATGCAGCTTATTATCTGACGAAAAATGCTGATTTTTTAGAAGCATCGAGCCAGAGAGATTTAATTTTAGCGATTCCAGGGGATGATGTGATCCTCGGCTTGGGAGCTAATGATTATATTAATGGAAACCAGGAAAATGACAAACTCTATGGCAACCAAGGAGATGATATCCTTCACGGGGGTACAGGGAATGATACCTTGCAAGCCGGCCTAGATAATGACCAAGTTTTTGGCGATCTGGGTCATGATTTCAGCTATGGCGAATTGGGGGATGATACGGTTATCGGCAATGAAGGAAGTGATAGTCTTTTTGGTGATGCCGGCAACGATTATTTAAATGGCAATGTAGAGGCAGATAATTTATTGGGCGGTGAAGGAAATGATACCGTGCAAGGAGGGCAAGGGGAAGATAGTTTAAATGGGGATGCCGGCGACGATAGTTTATCCGGCGATCTTGGCAATGATACGATTGCCGGCAATCTTGGTGCAGATACCATTGCCGGTGGTTTGGGAAGTGACCTTTTTGTGATTGGTCAGGGAACCGGCGGCCCTGCTGTCGCGAATGCTGATTTTATCACAGATTTTGTCAATAACGAAGATTTAATTAAGTTAATTGAACCCTTGACCTTTGAGGATCTCAATATTGTTCAAGAGACAGTTGAAAACGTCCCTAATATCATTATTCAAGACAAACTCACCGGCGAGTATTTGGCAGTATTAAAGGGCATTGACGCAGACCAAATTAGCCCGAATGATTTTATCTTTACACCCAAGCCGCTTCCTGAAGTCTTCCCACCTGGTTACTATGTCTCGCCTGCCGGTTCTGATGAAAACCCCGGCACTCCTGAAGAACCTTTCCAAACGATTCAAAAAGCTGCCACCGTTGCTCAAGCTGGAGATACTGTTTACATCAGAACCGGCACCTATCGAGAAAAAATAACTCCCGCTAATTCTGGAACGGCTGAGCAACCCATTGTTTTTAAACCCTACAAAGATGAAGAAGTCATTGTGAGTGGGGCAGACTTAGTAACCAATTGGAATTTACATGAAGGAAATATTTATAAAGCGCCCATGAATGGGGATTTGGGTGAAGGCAATAACCAAATTTTTGTGAATGGGCAAATGATGGTAGAAGCCCGATGGCCAAATATTGATAAAAATCCCGCTGAAGTGACTCGGTTAGATAATGCCGTTTCAGATACGGGAACTGTTAGTAATCCGAACGCGCCGAGAGATGCGATAATCACCGGCACTTATACAGATTCAGATTTAACGCAGTTGGCTAACTTCTGGAATGGCGCAAAAATTAATTTTGTTCCCGGTTTAAATTGGCACCCGCAAACGGGAGATGTCACCAGTTCTGCACCGGGTACAATCAATTTTGACTTTAAATGGGGCGCTGCTGAATTTTATAAACCTCAAGAATCTAATTACTATTATCTATGGGGTAGCTATTCGGCTTTAGATACCGCTAAAGAGTGGTTTTATGATCCCAACTCCACGACCCTGTATCTCTGGGCACCTAATAACGGAGATCCGGCAATCTCTACCGTTGAAGCCAAAGCAAGAATTACGGCTTTTGAATTAAGAGATAAATCTCATATCACGATTGAAGGCATTGATATTTTTGGGGCAAATATCAATACCAACCAAAATAGCAGCCACATCCTTTTAGATAAAATTGATGTGAAGTATGGTTCCCACTCTCAAGTTATTCCGGGTTTATATCTTGTCGGCACTCCCAGTATCAGAATAGCTGGTAATTATAACGAAATTCGCAATAGCCACATCGCCTACAGTTATGATAGTGGCGTCAGAATTGACAAAAACAGTATTGGCACTAAAATCTCCAATTCTGTTATTCACGATACCGCTTATGCCGGCTTAGATGCTGCGCCCATTATGGCCGCCGGCACCCAAACTCAGATCGTCAATAATACCTTGTTTAACAATGGCGCAACACCCCTGATTAATCTCAGGGATCTGGATAACGTCAGCGTTATGTATAACGAAGCCTATAATGGCGGATTACAACTTTCTGATAATGGGGGAATTCTCGCCTTTAAAACAGATGGAAAAGGCAGTCAGATCGCTTACAACGCTGTCCACGACATCAAATCTCTGTTAAATTACGATTTGAGTTACTATGGTGGACCCGGAATTTATCTGGATGAATCTTACAATTTTAATGTGCATCACAATGTTGTTTGGGAAGCCTCTTCAGAAGGACTCGCTTTAAGACCTCGAAGTTCTGGTATCAGTGATCCGGCAATCTTTAACAACATCTACAACAATACGTTTGATGATTCAATCTGGTTCCAACCCACCGGCAACACATTTGCCGGCACTGTTCTAAAAAACAATGTTTATTCAGAATTGAGCAGAACCAAACCAAGAGCTGATATCATATTTGAAAACAACATTGTTGCTGCTGAAACCGATCCAAAATATATCGCGCCGGCAACCCGAAATTATCAACTACAAGGCACTTCTTCTGCCATTGATGCCGGCCAAATTCTACCTCCTTTCACCGATGGTTTTGCCGGTGATGCCCCTGATATTGGAGCCTTTGAAAGTGGCCAACCGGCGTTTATTTCTGGGGCAGTTATTTTAGAAGAAAATATCCCCGCGTTAAAACTCACCTTCAATGAACCTGTAGATGGCAAAGTTTCTGGGACAATAACCGGCTTACCCATTGGCAGAAAACTCCCCGGAAACTTTAAGTTAAAAATTGGCACCTCAGAAGCGAGTGGCAACTTCTTCTCAAGTTATATTGATCCCGTGACACATCTATCCACAGTTGTATTTACAGATGTCGAAATTGGCTCGCAAACAGGCAGCCCACTCGCTTTTGCTCAAATTGGCACCGGCACACCCATTTCCACCCGTCAACGGCTAACTATCCCTGTCGTGTCAACTTCTGTGGAGAATCCTTAA